A region of the Desulfobacter postgatei 2ac9 genome:
AGGCACAGTTCACCATTAGCGCTCTGCGCATAACTTCTCCATCCCGATTTTTTACCCAATAATGTGCTTATCCTGGAGAACAACGTAACCGGTACAATACGTTCTCAGCCAATTGGGCAAACGGGTTGATCTTACCAAATGAAATGCTCCACCGCCGACCACTATATATTAAACGGCCAGCCATATACATTAAATCCTGCATAACTGTTCTTAACCTCCTTCGTGAGACTTTTTTTCTACGGTTGATCGGAAGATTGTTCTCATCCTGCTCCTCAAGGCTAATTTGGCCTATGATTCTAAGAATGTTATACGCCAAAAGAGCAAGATGGAGAATCAGGCTGTTGCTGCTAAAACGGCAACTGGGGAAGCGTTCTAACCCAAGATCACTTTTGATTTCTGAATGAAATTGTTCACTGGTTCCATGATCATGGTATAAATTGATGACCTCTTGGGGGCTCAGCCCGGCGATGGTAACCCAATAGGTCTCGACTTCAATTGTGGGAAAAAGCAGGGGCTCCCCTTTTTCTTCATATCGTTCAGTCACTTTGAAGACAATCGGACGTGGCAATGCCCGCCCTTTTGGGTCAACAGTTGTTTGCCCGACCCACACACTTTTGTGTCCACAGCGAATCAATCTAACGCTTTCAGTATTCTGGGCCAGGATAAGCCAACCATCCAAAGATTCTTTACGTAAATTGCGCTTAACCAAGACATCAACACCTTCGCATGTTTTTATTACTTCAAAATTATCCTGACTGTCATTTCCTGAATCAAGACGGATAAGAAGAGGTTCC
Encoded here:
- a CDS encoding IS1380 family transposase, which encodes MFGYLGTEGYLINVELREGSQHCQKNTPEFIQEILKLTRQITQEPLLIRLDSGNDSQDNFEVIKTCEGVDVLVKRNLRKESLDGWLILAQNTESVRLIRCGHKSVWVGQTTVDPKGRALPRPIVFKVTERYEEKGEPLLFPTIEVETYWVTIAGLSPQEVINLYHDHGTSEQFHSEIKSDLGLERFPSCRFSSNSLILHLALLAYNILRIIGQISLEEQDENNLPINRRKKVSRRRLRTVMQDLMYMAGRLIYSGRRWSISFGKINPFAQLAENVLYRLRCSPG